One window from the genome of Hippocampus zosterae strain Florida chromosome 7, ASM2543408v3, whole genome shotgun sequence encodes:
- the LOC127603332 gene encoding actin-binding LIM protein 1-like gives MEGLCRPDCVDKMSTSSRLGLNSLGRICGSGPGRDAAGAKGKNSVRRLSIIEDGRVAEVLYLIPKRCVMEQLPLLNPHDYVLCEKLAAIPADVSVLHARPPAAKRVIECVKCGGVCKGEVLRVQASHFHIACFTCKVCGCDLSRSGFFVKSGECLCPLDYQRLHGTVCDGCGAFVEGDAVAVLGKTYHPSCFVCTVCRRAFPAGDCVTFSGKERICQRCVDPSTPPPAGAGSVQDCHGCRRRIKNGQALLALGGRWHLGCFKCVVCRKTLSGEYISKDGAPYCERDYQLRFGVRCDTCRTFIAGKVLEAGERRYHPECARCGRCERTFAEGQGMYLQGSSMWHPDCGESSGNRDGRRSTPALSEISRSGPASRSPGSPPGRSICAKVDDRMMDYRDLAAIPRVKAIYDIEHPDLMSYKSDGTGGGDAHDRKSSAESLANVSGTTEESDDLRKRIPKSASVGSLGVGSYGRHGYAPTRSPQHFHRPVPDSADPGAGQTSSWPAYACDRLGPPQSAEFLRSSGDTLRDFQLLRDGPHPFARMDRGVSMPNLLEPKVYPYEMLTVANRGRVKLPREVDRTRLERHLSPDSFFDIFGMAIKEFDRLPLWKRNDMKKKAHLF, from the exons ATGGAGGGGCTGTGCCGCCCGGACTGCGTGGACAAGATGAGCACGTCGAGCCGCCTGGGCCTCAACAGCCTGGGCCGCATCTGCGGGAGCGGCCCGGGCCGGGACGCGGCGGGGGCCAAGGGCAAGAACTCGGTCAGGCGCTTGTCCATCATCGAGGACGGCCGGGTGGCCGAGGTGCTCTACCTGATCCCCAAGCGCTGCGTGATGGAGCAGCTGCCGCTCCTCAATCCCCACGACTACGTCCTGTGTGAGAAGTTGGCGGCCATACCCGCCGATGTGTCAG TGCTTCACGCTCGCCCGCCTGCGGCCAAGCGGGTCATCGAATGCGTCAAATGCGGGGGGGTCTGCAAGGGCGAGGTGCTGCGAGTCCAGGCCAGCCACTTCCACATCGCCTGCTTCACCTGCAAAG TTTGCGGCTGCGACTTGAGCCGCTCCGGCTTCTTCGTCAAGAGCGGAGAGTGCCTCTGTCCGCTGGACTACCAGAGGCTTCACGGCACCGTCTGCGACGGCTGCGGGGCGTTTGTGGAGGGAGACGCCGTGGCCGTCCTGGGCAAGACTTACCACCCGAGCTGCTTCGTGTGCACCGTTTGCAG GCGAGCCTTTCCTGCCGGCGACTGCGTCACCTTCAGTGGCAAAGAGCGCATCTGTCAGCGCTGCGTGGACCCGTCGACTCCTCCGCCGGCCGGCGCGGGATCCGTCCAAG ACTGCCACGGCTGCCGTCGCCGCATCAAGAACGGTCAGGCGTTGTTGGCTTTGGGCGGCCGCTGGCACCTGGGCTGCTTCAAGTGCGTCGTCTGCAGAAAAACGCTGAGCGGCGAGTACATCAGCAA GGACGGCGCTCCGTACTGCGAGCGGGACTACCAGCTTCGCTTTGGGGTGCGGTGTGACACGTGCCGGACGTTCATCGCGGGCAAAGTCCTCGAG GCCGGCGAGCGACGCTATCACCCGGAGTGCGCCCGGTGCGGCCGATGCGAGCGAACCTTTGCGGAGGGCCAAGGCATGTATTTGCAAG GATCCAGCATGTGGCACCCGGACTGCGGAGAGAGCAGCGGAAACCGCGACGGCCGCAGG TCGACTCCAGCTTTGTCGGAAATCTCCCGCTCCGGACCCGCCTCGCGTTCGCCCGGAAGCCCCCCCGGACGCTCCATTTGT GCTAAAGTAGATGACCGGATGATGGATTACCGAGACTTGGCGGCCATTCCCAGAGTCAAGGCCATTTATGACATTGAGCATCCCGATCTGATGTCCTACAAGAGCGACGGCACCGGCGGAGGCGACGCGCACGACAGGAAAAGCTCGGCGGAG tctctGGCAAATGTCTCGGGGACCACAGAG GAAAGCGACGACTTGAGGAAACGCATTCCCAAATCGGCGAGCGTCGGCTCTTTGGGCGTCGGCTCGTACGGTCGTCACGGCTACGCTCCGACTCGGTCGCCGCAACACTTCCACCGGCCGG TTCCCGACAGCGCAG ACCCCGGCGCCGGCCAGACGTCCTCTTGGCCCGCGTACGCTTGCGACCGCCTTGGTCCG CCACAATCTGCAGAGTTCCTTCGGAGCAGCGGCGACACGTTGAGAG ATTTCCAG CTCCTCCGCGACGGTCCGCATCCGTTTGCACGAATGGACCGAGGAGTGTCGATGCCTAATTTGCTGGAGCCAAAA GTCTACCCGTACGAAATGCTGACGGTTGCCAACAGGGGACGCGTGAAGCTTCCCAGAGAGGTGGACAGAACCAGATTGGAG CGTCACCTGTCCCCAGATTCCTTCTTTGATATCTTCGGCATGGCCATCAAAGAATTTGACCGCCTTCCGCTTTGGAAACGAAACGACATGAAGAAAAAGGCTCATCTCttttaa
- the mfsd1l gene encoding major facilitator superfamily domain-containing protein 1, producing the protein MAQPAEKGYYRFAVLFFNCLLTFGSYFCFDMPSVLQNQFQGNLTCPDATADCVQGLGMTPREYNLLYAIYAWTNAVVVVLAGFLIDKLGNRFGVFLFSSLCVLGSSLFALGSHFKGTPYLLPLMLTGRLLFGSGNGSLTIVQNRITAFWFKGKELALAFGLTLAFSRLGSILNFFLTQRFEAKFGMQWTLWGGAFLCALGSMSAVAVSSLDKVGTRQLGLDGAIREESRKVRIGDVKRLSLRYWLLVLTIMFFYNGIFPFIADASKFVQDKYDNYTQREAAYVAGAVYDGSLVLSASAGVLIDYVGLRGIFAVACAVLTLPVFGLLAFTFVAPLVSTIWLGVTYSFAAASMWPSIPLVVPQATVGTAMGLATSVQMIGIGISNLVVGQILGTESSDAKIPLWRWQRMMIFMLANTVACIVTSSLLNVVDHRQGGTLNKLTKRSARAEREPDREPLSPEEQAEDGDEPPSRSINS; encoded by the exons ATGGCACAGCCGGCGGAAAAGG GTTACTATCGCTTCGCGGTGCTGTTCTTCAATTGCCTGTTGACCTTCGGCTCCTACTTCTGCTTCGACATGCCCAGCGTTTTGCAGAACCAGTTTCAAGGG AACCTGACGTGTCCCGACGCGACGGCGGACTGCGTGCAGGGCTTGGGGATGACGCCTCGGGAGTACAATCTTCTTTACGCCATCTACGCGTGGAC GAATGCGGTCGTGGTGGTCCTGGCTGGCTTCCTGATTGACAAATTGGGAAACCGAT TCGGAGTCTTCCTGTTCTCCTCCTTGTGCGTTTTGGGCTCGTCGCTGTTCGCCCTGGGCTCCCACTTCAAAGGAACTCCCTACCTGCTGCCCCTCATGCTCACGGGCCGACTCCTCTTCGGATCGGGCAACGGATCTCTGACCA TCGTCCAGAACCGCATCACCGCCTTCTGGTTCAAGGGGAAAGAACTGGCCCTGGCCTTCGGGCTGACCTTGGCCTTCTCGCGCCTGGGCTCCATCCTCAACTTTTTCCTCACGCAGCGCTTTGAAGCCAAGTTTGGCATGCAGTGGACCCTCTGGGGCG GTGCCTTCCTGTGCGCGCTGGGCTCCATGTCGGCCGTCGCGGTCAGCTCCCTGGACAAGGTGGGAACGAGGCAGCTGGGTCTGGACGGGGCCATCCGGGAGGAGTCTCGCAAAGTG AGGATCGGGGACGTCAAGCGGCTGTCCCTGCGATACTGGCTGCTGGTGCTCACCATCATGTTCTTTTACAACGGCATTTTCCCCTTCATCGCCGACGCCAG TAAGTTTGTGCAGGACAAGTACGACAACTACACTCAGAGGGAGGCGGCCTACGTGGCCGGCGCCGTTTACGACGGCTCCCTGGTCCTCTCGGCCAGCGCCGGTGTTCTCATT GATTACGTGGGCCTGCGGGGGATTTTCGCCGTGGCCTGCGCCGTATTGACGCTGCCGGTCTTTGGACTGCTGGCCTTCACCTTCGTGGCTCCTCTGGTCTCCACCATCTGGCTGGGGGTCACCTactcctttgctgct GCAAGCATGTGGCCGTCCATTCCTCTGGTGGTGCCTCAAGCCACCGTGGGCACCGCCATGGGCCTCGCGACCTCCGTCCAGATGATCGGGATCGGCATCTCCAATCTGGTTGTCGGGCAGATTTTGGGCACCGAGTCCAG CGACGCCAAGATTCCGCTGTGGCGCTGGCAGCGGATGATGATCTTCATGTTGGCCAACACCGTCGCCTGCATCGTCACGTCGTCGCTGCTCAACGTTGTCGATCACAGACAG ggcgggACTCTGAACAAGTTGACCAAAAGATCGGCGCGGGCCGAGAGGGAGCCCGACAGAGAGCCGCTCTCCCCCGAAGAGCAAGCGGAGGACGGGGATGAGCCGCCATCGCGCTCCATCAACTCCTGA